One Brassica napus cultivar Da-Ae chromosome A1, Da-Ae, whole genome shotgun sequence genomic region harbors:
- the LOC106362112 gene encoding protein DJ-1 homolog C, with translation MIASLSPTLTEPMLISSMCSISATVAPPSLYSISLIHSPLKQRKARNFILRATPPSLSMETTKDIIDVSLVPIPKKVLVPIGYGTEEIEAVVLVDVLRRAGADVTLASVEQKLEVEGSSGTKLLADVLISKCSEQVFDLVALPGGMPGAVRLRDCGALEKIMKRQAEEKRLYGAISMAPAITLLPWGLLTRKKTTGHPAFFGKLPTFWAVKTNIQISGELTTSRGPGTSFQFALSLANQLFGETTAKSVGELLLLRDGFQNPEIKEVNSIDWSLNHTPRVLMPVANGSEEVEVVTISDVLRRAKVDVTVASVERSLRITASQGTKIVTDKLIGEAAESAYDLILLPGGRAGSERLQKSKVLKKLLKEQQEAERIYGATNSSSTVLHKHGLLKEKRTAVYVSDTDGPASDQMIEGAEVVIDGNVITSLGLATVTNFSLAIVSKLFGHGRARSVSEGLVHEYRGNLKAS, from the exons ATGATAGCTTCGCTGAGTCCAACTCTAACAGAGCCGATGCTCATCTCTTCGATGTGCTCTATCTCAGCGACCGTTGCTCCTCCGAGTTTGTATTCAATCTCTCTGATTCATTCACCACTGAAACAAAGGAAAGCCCGAAACTTTATACTCAGAGCTACTCCGCCGTCACTAAGTATGGAAACAACGAAAGACATTATCGACGTTAGCCTCGTGCCAATTCCCAAAAAG GTGCTCGTGCCGATTGGATACGGTACGGAGGAGATAGAAGCTGTAGTCTTAGTCGACGTTCTACGGCGAGCTGGTGCTGACGTCACTCTTGCCTCCGTGGAGCAGAAGCTAGAAGTTGAAGGCTCATCAGGGACCAAGCTGCTTGCTGATGTCTTAATCTCGAAATGTTCTGAACAAGTTTTTGATCTTGTGGCTTTGCCT GGAGGCATGCCTGGTGCTGTTAGGTTGAGAGACTGTGGAGCTTTGGAGAAGATCATGAAGAGACAAGCTGAAGAGAAGCGGTTGTACGGAGCTATCTCCATGGCTCCGGCTATTACTCTTCTTCCTTGGGGGCTTTTGACAAGAAAGAAG ACAACAGGACATCCTGCTTTTTTCGGGAAGCTGCCTACGTTTTGGGCTGTTAAGACAAACATTCAGATCTCAGGAGAGCTTACAACTAGCCGTGGACCAGGCACTTCTTTTCAGTTTGCTCTTTCCCTGGCTAACCAGCTCTTTGGAGAGACCACAGCCAAATCGGTTGGAGAGCTTCTG CTTCTACGCGATGGTTTCCAGAATCCTGAGATTAAAGAGGTGAATAGCATTGACTGGTCTCTAAACCACACACCTCGT GTTCTTATGCCGGTAGCCAATGGATCTGAAGAGGTTGAAGTGGTTACAATTTCAGATGTTCTTAGAAGAGCCAAAGTAGATGTCACGGTTGCATCGGTTGAAAGATCTTTGCGGATTACTGCATCCCAAGGCACTAAAATTGTTACTGACAAATTGATTGGTGAAGCTGCTGAATCAGCATATGATCTAATCCTTCTTCCT GGAGGCCGTGCTGGCTCAGAACGTCTACAGAAGTCCAAAGTTCTCAAGAAGCTACTCAAAGAACAACAAGAAGCTGAGCGAATCTATGGAGCTACTAACTCTTCATCTACTGTCCTGCATAAGCATGGTTTACTCAAG GAGAAGAGAACAGCTGTGTACGTTTCAGACACAGATGGGCCTGCAAGTGACCAAATGATCGAAGGAGCTGAAGTTGTTATAGATGGAAACGTGATTACAAGTTTGGGGCTGGCAACTGTTACTAATTTCTCTCTAGCTATTGTTAGCAAGCTGTTTGGACATGGTAGAGCAAGAAGTGTTTCAGAAGGGCTTGTCCATGAGTATAGAGGGAATTTGAAGGCATCTTGA
- the LOC106346026 gene encoding ABSCISIC ACID-INSENSITIVE 5-like protein 6 codes for MGSRFNFVDDAKQPALGAGVPLTRQNSVFSLTFDEFQNSWGGGVGKDFGSMNMDELLKNIWTAEESHSIMANNTSFNNTFNGGLSVGVGGEIGVGGGLQRQGSITLPRTISQKRVDDVWKELMKDDDAGSGGGGASGVPQRQQTLGEMTLEEFLVRAGVVREEPQQVERVDSFNGGFFGFGGDAGLGSARNGFGPNLVRPDLLTTQTQPLQMQQQQPQKVHQPQQLIQKQQDVAFPKQSTIAFSNTVDLVNRSQPPTQEVKPSVLGVRDRPMNNNNLLQAVDFKTGVTVAAVSPGSQMSPELTPKSNMDASLSPVPYMFGRVRKTGAVLEKVIERRQKRMIKNRESAARSRARKQAYTLELEAEVAQLKEQNEELQRKQVEIIEKQKKQLLEPMRQPWGCKRQCLRRTLTGPW; via the exons ATGGGTTCTCGATTTAACTTCGTTGACGACGCAAAGCAACCAGCTTTAGGAGCTGGTGTTCCTCTGACGAGACAGAACTCTGTTTTCTCGTTAACCTTTGATGAGTTTCAGAACTCATGGGGTGGTGGGGTTGGGAAGGACTTTGGGTCCATGAACATGGACGAGCTCTTGAAGAACATTTGGACAGCTGAGGAAAGCCACTCTATAATGGCCAACAACACCAGTTTCAACAACACTTTTAATGGAGGTTTGTCTGTTGGTGTGGGAGGAGAGATTGGTGTTGGTGGGGGTTTGCAGAGACAAGGGTCAATTACTTTACCTCGTACCATTAGTCAGAAAAGAGTTGATGATGTCTGGAAAGAGCTGATGAAGGACGATGACGCTGgaagtggtggtggaggagcGAGTGGAGTTCCGCAGAGGCAACAGACGTTGGGGGAGATGACTCTGGAGGAGTTCTTGGTGAGAGCTGGTGTGGTTAGGGAAGAGCCTCAACAGGTGGAGAGAGTGGATAGCTTCAACGGTGGGTTCTTTGGATTTGGAGGTGATGCAGGTTTGGGTTCAGCTCGTAATGGGTTTGGTCCTAACCTGGTGAGACCGGATCTGCTGACAACTCAAACTCAGCCGTTGCAgatgcagcagcagcagccacAGAAGGTGCATCAGCCGCAGCAACTGATACAGAAGCAGCAGGATGTAGCTTTTCCTAAACAGTCTACTATAGCGTTTTCCAACACTGTTGATTTGGTCAACCGTTCTCAACCTCCAACACAG GAAGTGAAGCCTTCAGTTCTTGGAGTTAGGGACAGGCCTATGAACAATAACAACCTTCTTCAGGCTGTTGATTTTAAAACAGGAGTTACGGTTGCAGCAGTATCTCCTGGAAGCCAGATGTCACCTGAGTTGACTCCAAAGAGCAACATGGATGCATCTTTGTCACCAGTTCCTTACATGTTTGGTCGAGTGAGAAAAACAGGCGCAGTCCTGGAGAAAGTGATTGAGAGGAGGCAGAAAAGGATGATTAAGAATAGGGAATCAGCTGCAAGATCCCGCGCCCGCAAGCAA GCTTATACGTTGGAGTTGGAGGCAGAAGTTGCACAGCTGAAAGAGCAGAATGAAGAGTTGCAGAGGAAACAA GTTGAGATCATAGAAAAGCAGAAAAAACAG CTTCTGGAGCCGATGCGTCAGCCATGGGGATGCAAAAGGCAATGCTTGAGAAGGACACTGACAGGTCCTTGGTAG